AAATTGCTTCTTCGCCCGCGTCTCCTTCGTGCGAGACTCTTCCAGCGAAGACCAGCAAAGCCCGGAGCCCATCTAGCCGTGGATTTCAGCCCATCTAGCCGTGGATTTCAGCCCATCTTCATGCAATTTCAGCCCAGCGAAGAAGTCAGGTCAGCCCATGTGAATGTCATCTTCAGCCCAGTGATTTTCAGCCCATCTCCAACAGATTTTGAAGCCCAAGCTCAGGCCCAAGTTCAGTTGGTTTTAGCCCATTTGAAGTTCAACCCATTTTGGGCCCGCGAAGAAGGCCCAAGCCCCCGACCAGCAACCCTGCAGAAGCCCAAGACCGAAACTCAGCCTTGCTGAGTTGTGTTGGGCCTGTTCTAGCCTCGGCCCAAGTTTGTtgacgccgccgaaaattcggatttcggccgccgtcgcgctGTCGTCGCGGTGAGCCGGTTTCTGCAATTAACCgatgagtttatactctaaactctgcttagtaggttaatgacatttaagggatgtttagatttattttattaggaattagatggttagttagattaaattagaaatgtaattatttaatcgagcatgttaggtgattagcatggtttagctaaggcctaaataaattgtactatttatctagaagggttcgggaatttctCCGAGTCCatattggttattaatttaatgattttggcctaggttagtatttgtagaatttaaattgatttatttaattaatttcagtaattatttaattattaattattttttcggaaattaggctaGGATtgccggtgatcggaatttcatgctgattgcaatggtgtggttaaattctgcaattgagtgttaaattatgcaaattgagtgttgatttggatttttggtatttaattccaaaattgtgaattcCCAAtgtttatttagaaaatccaggtgtcgggttttgacatcgaaaatagtttttaataCTATTTGAAATAGTGAGATTTCAAAAATGAAGAGTATGAATTTTTAAGGtcaaattgaccgtgtacccacacacaagtaatttcatgtgaatttctaatacgaagaaaaatgcCAGgctcactattttaattgaagcatttgagtacAATGCACGGTGCctgggccatatttgagtgattgtgtgttggttaagagaaatcgTCCCAGGCTGTTGAGCTGGACGTTATCCTTAATTGGGATACCCCTTGGACAATGGGAAGCCGGTCGCAGTAGATTATGGACCCTATGTTCTTTCGGGAAAGCCGTTTGATAAAGAGACGTGCCGtactcaatggggtgagacgatgcctagcaatgccagaagaccgccgaacagagagtaggccgtgctatatgccaAGATCAAAGTTaagaacgcatgattaattgagtgtggcaTTTCAGTTATTGGAGCTTATTTATTGCTCATGCTCTCATGTTGTCTATGAGATAAATTGTACTAACCTAcagggtggatctgagacgaggtaagtctccttgattgtgtgattgtatGATTATGATACTtctgggcgtatttccctcctaattggggtttagagcctagactcgctgagatgatatctcaccccattgtgggacaacattttcagggttGTCGAGTGGAAGACctggagctgagaggaggtgatcgaaagcgtaggtcagttaggaccgcttctttttgaaaggccagtcttttgtagtcttttggccatagacttttgtacatgactcggtatgaatataaaaacatgtttgtttatgaattcgtatcctgcttttctatcccgagatgattactgtcaggggatttttttttcgcttctgcatgtgcaataaaatggaaagggtcggcgactcgtcttgggaagtcgcaaattattatCAACCAGATAGAGATGGGCATGTACtcagggttcggggcgtgacaagaaCAGTACTATCAGGAGATGTGAAAATGGTATAACAACCTCTTCCCAGCTAAAGAACGAGTGTGAGCCAATTGTCATCAATGTGGCAAGAAAGATCACCTTTAAAGCAAGAGCCACACTTTCATGCATGGAAGaatcttttttaagaaaatcagtcAATGATACTGCCAAACGTCTAAATTGTTTGTCTGTGTCACTTGAACCCTAGCAAAAGGCCGGTAACAGTTTCCAAAGATCATGAGCATGACCCAGCAGCTCCTTACCAAGTACTGATTTCTTAACTGGAGAAAAGATAAACAGAAGCACAATCAAATCCCCGATGTCGCTAAAATGTTAGTGATGAAACTGAACAAAACTCAAATCAAGTAATGCTGATTAAGGACTCCACTACATACATGAACAATTGGCATTCAACCAAAGCTCACACTAAAAAATATGCATCAAGGAAGGAAAAGTTAATGTCACAGAGGTAGATGAAGAATAAAATTGCATAAACAACAATATTTTGCTCCCCAAACCTATCCCTCCTATCAAATATCTACAGAATGCAAAAAAACATACCTTGAGATGAACAATTGcgataagaaaatatttatatgcaCAATACAATGGGTATCATGAGCCAAGTAAGGAGAGGTCAACGCTTTGGGATGGTACCTATCAAACGGGATCaacatatataataataaaaaaaaaattcatgaagttGACAGTTCTGTTATAATGTTTCAAACAAGCTTTCAGCACAGCTTACAAGCAGGTTGAATCACCCAGCTTGATAAGTCTATGGAGACTCTTATTGAAGACTAAAGCTCCTTGTAGCATAGCTTGTGAACATGCAAAAATGATCTCACGTGACGATGATCTATCGCGAGAAGTTTATGATGgacaaaaatgtttttggtaTTGAGTTTTGATTAAACGCATGGAATTTTGTGCTCTTATTCCTTATAAATGTGTCTCCTGTCAAAGAACATTTAGCGGTGCCTTTGCAAAAAGCAGGACTTTTACCCTGCTTAAACTGATTTGAACCTGAATACAGATTTAAAGATGGAGATTCTAGGTTGCTTTTAATCAACAACTCATAACTTATGCACAACCAGTGGTGAATCTGTACCAAACAGCCAAGGATCTCCACACTTATTATGACGTCAAATATGACatctgaaaaatgaaaatcatggAAACAAAAGTCATGTAGAATGATGACATACCTCCAGAACTAGCACGCTTGAAAGATTTTGCAAGGGGCACAATATAATCCATGTAATACTCAAGCGATGAACCAACCACATAATCTCTTAGAATGGGCACCAACCAAACATTACTAGAACTAAAATTGTCGGGACGCAGTGAAATAGGCACAACGGAAAGCATCTTTTCTGGGCCCATAGCAATTACAGCAGAACCAATACATCTCTGAAGCTGTGAATCACAGTAAATTAAACAATGATGAGTTACCATTCAAACAATCTTCAAACTACACAAGTATTACTTTTATAAAGCTAGACAGTCAATTTGTTTCATCAGATAATGGCAAACTATGCTCAAAGCTCTGTTAACTTGTCATCTACCCAATTTAGTAAAAGAAACTTTTGTTAATCCTTatatgtaagtaaaaaaaataacctGCTGTTAACGCtccaatcaacaattcaatctaACTCTAACAAAATTCATGATGACAAGCCGATTTGGAGTTTGCTATGaaccccatcttcttctttgcacACTTCAACAGGATAAACATATGAAGCAAAGatgacttgaaaaataaaattttggagAGCAAGATCAAGTAATAGCCTTTACATCATTCtcttgaaaatcaatttcgaGATCAAGACAAATCAATTCCCTTTAAatcattctctttttcctttatacATGAAATTAAATCAACAACAAGGCAGCAAGGGGGTGCAAACCCAAGTACCAAAAGAgatcaagaaccaaaaaaaaagctcaATTCATCGATAATGACAATAAATGCATCTACATTGACATGCATTATTTCAAGTCGCATTTCCACTTCCAtaagaacattgacaaaaaacAAGGACAAAACATATTGCCTTCTTCCATGAGTAACCAGCCTTGCTATGAATGAAAACATCATCACATAATTGAGTGCTTTTGTTGCTTCAAAGAGCAATACAGTGACTTTATTCAAGACCTTTATCAATCATAACATACTCATAATTTCAGCAGCAATTTTAATGACAGAAGGAACACCACTGCACTGATATGCCATGTAGAGAGCTGAACCAGAGGCGAATTGGGCCATTACACTCTTAACTACAGATGATAATAGACATTTTCAGATGCTCTTTACCAGAATATGTCAAGAATACCGTATGGCAAACTTGCAAACTTGCAAGAACTTAAAAAGAAGCTAAAGATGATCCTACAGAAACAACAGCTTTCACACCAATGACATTTCTCATGCCAATAAATTTCTAAAGCATACATATACGTACATGGCCTGTGATAGATGGGTCCCTTTCAGCTGAGGTCATTAAGTGAACAAGTTTGAGCAGGATACTCCTCATATAGATGTAAGAAGCTTTTCCTACATAACATTCAGAGATGAGAGGAGAGGACTGTGTAAATCAGTTTGTGGTCATATTAACAAAGATaatcaaatgagaaaaaatagTCTTTATACACTTTAAGAATAGTGCATGTGAAATAAATCCTGAACAATCTCACACGTCATTCTATCTAGCAGAGGAAAAGCACTGTCACCCGCAACCAATGTggcattaatttaaaaaaaaaaaatgtcattccATAATTCAAATGAACTTCCAAGAGACAACAATCTTCTTTTTCAAGGAATAGGAAAATGAAGGAGGTATGTAGACCTAGCTAGTCCAAAAGAACAGACTGATGAAAGAAATGGGCAAAATCCACCGTAAAACCAGTACTCATGATTCAGGACATTCTAAtctaaacttttaaataatttgtaacATACCTGTACAGGAAAACTCTCCAAAAAAATTGCAGCTTAATCACTGAAGTCAAGTTCAAACTGACACCTTATGAAGATCAAAGAGCAACACATAGGACTTCAGAACTTTTAcagtgaaaaatcatcaattgcTGATCATATCCTGTTTGAATTCCAACATGCAAGACAAAGTCCTTTTGAGAAGTTGAAACTGTAAACCTCATGCAAAGGTCAAAACTCAATTCAAGTAGAAGTCCAGTTCTGCGTAATTTATTGCAAGGTATGGAACTAATACATATTTCTTTGCtaaagtttgagatttcttTTCTGTTAATGCTAAATAAATATGAAGTCctaatgaaaaaggaagaatgCCTTCCAGCTTATTTAGTTGTTAAAAAACAAACCCAAAATACAGCCAGAGCAGAGCTCGTACCTCTACAATGTTGAACATTACCAGCAAGCCCACAACAAATAGAATTGAAAGCAAGAACTGCAGAAAGTAGTTGCCAAGAAGTCAAGATGGAGAAACATGGAGAATTAAAATGGGTTCAAACGCAAGTATAAGCCATTTCTTTCATAattgaattcagaaattgacATATAGTAGTAGTTGATCAATGTCTGGTAGAACTTAATCATGCCAATCATACAAATCacaagaaacaaagaacatTACATATATTGAGCTTGAGTTATTTCATGACAAAGCAAAGGGTTAATACATGTATTTGCAGTTGACGAATGGCAATAAATGAAGGTCTTCAATAGCTTACGAGAAATCAAGATGTAGGCATACCAAGTTTGAGGTACAAAAGAGAGATTACAGAAAGTGCATGCTGATTTGGAGTTCCACCATGGGCACTGAGGGCACTTTCCAAAGCAATACATATTCTCCTTATTGCAATTGTTTCCAGACTCTCCTCACTTACATCATCACTTGGTTGGCTCTCCATGTGGAAAGTCTCTTCATTTACTTGTTCATTAATCAAGTCCTTCAAAATACTCGAGGCCTGTGATGCAGCATCAGCCTCACCAGCAAGAAGTCCTAAATTAGTATAACCAAGTGCATCAGAAAGCAAACAACAGGATTAACGATGTCATAAGATCAAGTGAACCATCCACAATCTCATTTCCAGTAactaaaaattaacaaaagataaaagtagagtCCTTGAAAGTAAGCTTCCAAGTACATCGAGCTAGGCTCCCGAGTGATAGGGGTCATTTGTTTATCAGTCAAGGGATAATCCCATACTTCCACTATCTCAAAAATGATGTCTTAGACTCTTTGATCTTTGATATACTGCAGTTGCACAAAATTTCTTGTAAAAGGGATGATACCCATTTGAGCCACTATTTTTTCTATCATAACTCCTCCGTTCCACCAAGACAGAAAAGATTGTAgtaatgatttaaaaaataacaggAGCAAAATAATGAAGAATGTTGACAGCAGAGAAAACGAaacgtaaaataaaaaaataatatgcgACAAAGGTTTGACTATATTTAGGAAAGTTCATCAATGAACAAGGTGCCATAGATTAAACTAAAGGGAGAACATCTTTTGATTAACATAAAGATcacattttttttggtaatatacAGATGGTTTGACTTTGCTGCATTGTCTGTTCAACCATCGAACTTCAATTTGCGTCATGGCCATCAACTACTGCCCTTTACAATTCTTCCAAGTGTGTAGTCATAATTCCAAAACATCAATGACATTTGAATAACTTTGTAGAGTATAGTGACAAGCAAGATACACATTTAAAATTGATGCACCTCCTTCCACGCACCACTTTACACCACAAAAGGTAAAGCTTCAATCAACAAAGTCAATCAATGATAAAGATTGATACTGCCAATGTTGGAGATTAAGGGCTTGTTTAATTACCAtcctatttttatatttttctgttcttttgctcCCCGGAGCAGAAacagaatagaaattcatttggtaacatcagctaatttttctattaggaatagaaaagtggccagggaatagatttggaaaaaaatatttctgaacataaattgttcctaggaatcgAAAGGTTACTAAAGGCACCCGTAGAAGTTAACACAAAATGTGACAAGGAAATTCTCACCAACAAAGGAATCTGATACAGGACagtaatttttatggaaaaaaaaagtctattaAATTGAGAAATCTGCTCAAAATAACGAAAGGAATAGTAATTCAAGAAATGATTAGAGCAGGAGCCCTACTTATTAAAATCAGCAAAAACAGAATCAAGAGAAGATTAAGATATTTGAATTGTCCCCTACTCCATTCTTTTCAAAACTCACCATGTAAGGCAAAGAGTAGGAGCATTTTGGGCTGATTTGAAATGTAGTGTGAAATTTTAGATGGAGAGAAATTGTTATTCTCATTCATATCTTCTGGTGCTTTACAATGCTGTATTTATAGGCTAATACACAGATAAATcctaacaaacaaaaaataaaggaaagaaatttaaaaaaggagaaaaactaAAATCCCATGATGTGTGGGATTTGatcagaatcaaatcaaaataaaaaccTCCTAAAAAATCCTATGTATTTATAGCCATATAATGTCTATTTACAgctcaacactccccctcaagctggtgaaTAGATATCTTCCATTCCCAGCTTGGAAATTAGCTCATGAAAACTTCCATCATTAAGCCCTTTGGTAAAGACATCCACCACTTGCTGTCCTGAAGGAACATAAGACAAACAAATCAAcccttcttcaagtttctccttGATGAAGTGCCTATCAATCTCAATATGTTTCATCCTGTTGTGCTGCACAGGATTATGAGCAATATTAATCGTAgacttattgtcacaaaataacttCATAGGACTCTGCCactcaatcttcaagtcatcaAGAATGATCTTGATCCATAATAACTCACATATTCCTTGAGCCGCTGCCCTAAACTCAGATTCTGCACTTGATCTTGCCACCACATTCTGTTTTTTACTCCTCCAAGTTACCAAATTACCTCCAAGGTACAATAACCAGTTGTAGACCTCCTGTCAACCATTGAGCCTGCATAATCCGCATCGTATAAGCCTCGAGCTTGAGATTTGGGCTCCTCTTGAAAAGTATTCCCTTTCCTGAACTACCTTTTAAGTAGTGTAGGACTCGATGAATAGCCTGTTGATGTGATTCCTTTGGattatgcatgaattgactaatCAAGCTGACGGCATAGGAGATATCTGGTTGAGTATGAGTAAGATAAATTAACTTTCCCACCAACCGCTGATACATTTCTCGATCCACTGCTGCCTCCTCTTTTGCTTCTGTTAGCCTCTAGTTCGGCTCAATTGGAGTAGCTACTGGTTTACAACCAAGCTTCCTAGtttcttccaaaagatttgTCACATACTTTCGTTGTGAAATATGGACCCTTTGCTTGGAGTACGAAACCTCAATTCCCAGAAAATACCGTagcttccctaactcctttatttcaAATTCCTTAATCAAGCATTGTTTCAACTACTGTTTCTCCCTTTCATCATTGCCTGTGACTattatgtcatcaacatacaccAACAATGCTGTAACTCCCCCCATGTCCGAGTGTTTTGTGAACATTGTATGATCTCCCTGGCTTTGTTTATACCCGGATGCCTTCATGACTCTAGCAAACCGTCCAAACCAGGCTCTAGGTGATTGCTTGAGCCCGTATAATGCTTTCTTAAGTCTACAAACCTTTTTTGTTGTTTCCTTTCCTTCAAAACTAGGTGGGATGCTCATGTAGATTTCCTCTTCCAAATCTCTGTGTAAAAACGCATTCTTTACATCATATTGTTGAAGTTCCCAATGAAAATGAGTAGCTAAAGACAATAAAATTCTTACAGGCCACTGGTGCAAATGTCTCTTGGTAATCCACTCCATATGTTTGAGTGCAACCCTTCGCAACCAATCTTGCTTTTTACCTCTCCAGAGAGCCATCTGCCTTGTACTTTACAGTGAATACCCACTTGCAACCAACTAGATTTTTCCCCCTTGGCCTGTCAACAATTTcccatgttttatttttttaagtgcttccatctcttctttcatggcatTCCTCCATTCCTCTTTTGACAGCGCTTCAGACAAGGTGTTAGGAACAGCAATTGTGTTTAAACTCACAATAAAGTTTCtgtatgatgatgataaccTATTAAGGGACACATAATTTGATAGTGGATATACCGGTTTCTTGGTACACTCTCTAGTCCCTTTTCTAACAGCAATGGGTAAATTAAGATCACTCTCAGGTGTATTACTAAACTATTCATCCAAAGGAGATTCAGAACTTACTATGTTTTTATTGATAGTACCCGGAGTGGTATTTTGGACTTACTCTTGTGTTGGAACGGCTATCCTCCTTGAATATACCTGAGAAAATCTCTTAGAATCATGAATATGAGTTGGACTAGTGGGAATACGAATAGAGACAGGTTGGTGTGTGGGACTAGTTGACGAGTTTTGGTTGATAGGGACATTAGACAATAAATTTAAGTTATCAATGACACCAAGGTCCTTATTTTCCATGACTGAAAAATCCCCTTGAATATAAGATTGTGAGAAATAGggtttattttcaacaaaagtgACATCTGCAAAGAGATAGAATTTTTTAGAAGGAGGATGGTAACATTTATAGCCTTTTTGTGTTTGTAACCAAGAAACACACATTTGATTGCACGAGGATCTAACTTTcctcgttgatgatgatgaatgtgGACATAGGAATTGCAAGCAAAGACTTGAGGTGTAAGACCATTAGATGTACGAAGGTGAGGATAGAATTGAGAAAAAACTTCCATAGGGGTCTTGTGGTCTAATGCACGTGAGGGTAGTCTATTGATCATGTGTATAGCTGTAAAAACAGCTTCTCCTTAATATGCTTTAGGAACTTGTCCGTGAAACAATAAGGCACGAGTTGTGTTAAGGAGatggtcatttttccttttagcaACCCcgttttgttgtggtgtattcACACAAGATGACTCATGAATAATGccttccttttgaaaataagGGGACAACACTTGATTA
The sequence above is drawn from the Eucalyptus grandis isolate ANBG69807.140 chromosome 11, ASM1654582v1, whole genome shotgun sequence genome and encodes:
- the LOC104427490 gene encoding RRP12-like protein; the protein is MLNVLVSVCPYLSAKVSIQILSELDKLMSLGFSALTTLILKIIEALLETLGVGDTVQEIENVITSLASYVSSKGNSVDTVMTAANLLRVALNKFHTGGSSLWIKKLPMVWESLAGSTDHMTHTSSHFSTYTPCPSNKKITVANGSLATVVEVGNVPITPDLVLKDVLHDRDSERRIGLAKEQNGLYYLETPLTTRRIMNNLSMSYLRLLAGEADAASQASSILKDLINEQVNEETFHMESQPSDDVSEESLETIAIRRICIALESALSAHGGTPNQHALSVISLLYLKLGKASYIYMRSILLKLVHLMTSAERDPSITGHLQRCIGSAVIAMGPEKMLSVVPISLRPDNFSSSNVWLVPILRDYVVGSSLEYYMDYIVPLAKSFKRASSGVKKSVLGKELLGHAHDLWKLLPAFC